A single window of Zea mays cultivar B73 chromosome 10, Zm-B73-REFERENCE-NAM-5.0, whole genome shotgun sequence DNA harbors:
- the LOC100382621 gene encoding uncharacterized protein LOC100382621 codes for MAAQREKSAAVAVGPAHGAAVSGSPSPSSSSGGPAAASSSGERWSAAIGNLGELGANVDALQKMLGRKAVFVDDDIFSKASLAADQARTIKVLDQRVQSLERELDAAISAAARARTDKRQAEAAQRAAELRTQEVTKELENTARVFQLHMEELRLKQEEIAKKDSDIKVLEAIIRTLGSKDDDGSSE; via the exons ATGGCcgcgcagagggagaagtccgcgGCCGTCGCGGTCGGCCCAGCACACGGCGCTGCGGTATCGGGGTCTCCTTCTCCTTCGTCCTCATCCGGAGGCCCggcggcggcgtcctcgtcgggagAGCGGTGGAGCGCCGCGATCGGGAACCTGGGGGAGCTCGGCGCCAACGTGGACGCGCTGCAGAAGATGCTCGGGCGGAAGGCTGTCTTCGTCGACGATGACATCTTCTCCAAGGCCTCCCTCGCCGCCGACCAGGCCCGCACCATTAAG GTTCTTGACCAGAGGGTGCAGTCTCTGGAACGCGAACTCGATGCCGCCATTTCTGCAGCAGCTCGAGCTCGTACAGATAAACGACAGGCCGAAGCTGCGCAACGAGCTGCAGAGTTACGCACACAGGAGGTCACCAAGGAACTGGAGAACACTGCGA GAGTGTTTCAGCTGCACATGGAGGAGTTGCGGCTGAAGCAAGAGGAGATTGCGAAGAAAGATAGCGATATCAAGGTGTTGGAAGCGATAATACGAACCCTCGGTAGCAAAGATGATGATGGATCCAGCGAATAA
- the LOC100284207 gene encoding glycine-rich RNA-binding protein 7: MMLANKLGGLLKNATSSNMSVYQAIRCMSSSKLFVGGLSYGTDDHSLRDEFAKYGQVIEAKIILDRESGRSRGFGFITYTSSEEASAAITAMDGKTLDGRNIRVNHANERTGGFRSSGGYGGGGYGGGGGGYGGGGYGGGYGGGSGGYGGGGSGDYGGGSGGYGGNYGDRAGGGYGGGGDYGVAGGAEGSFAAGGSDSFGSSNFADSGFGENPAGSFGAMGGSSGADGFSAGTPGDGNKNDEIMDDLFKDDEPDSYANKRS, from the exons ATGATGCTAGCTAATAAGCTTGGTGGTCTGCTCAAGAATGCTACGAGTTCAAATATGTCTGTCTACCAAGCAATCAGATGCATGTCATCATCCAAGCTTTTTGTTGGAG GGCTTTCTTATGGAACCGATGATCACAGTCTCAGAGACGAGTTTGCCAAATATGGACAAGTTATTGAAG CTAAGATTATCCTTGATCGTGAGTCTGGGAGGTCCAGAGGTTTTGGCTTTATAACTTACACGTCTTCTGAGGAGGCTTCGGCTGCCATCACTGCCATGGATGGAAAG ACTCTGGATGGACGGAACATACGGGTTAATCATGCTAACGAGAGGACAGGTGGCTTCCGCAGCAGCGGTGGTTATGGTGGTGGCGgctatggtggtggtggtggtggctatGGTGGCGGTGGCTATGGTGGCGGCTATGGTGGTGGTAGCGGTGGCTATGGCGGCGGCGGCAGTGGTGACTATGGTGGCGGCAGCGGTGGATATGGTGGCAACTACGGCGACAGGGCTGGTGGTGGctatggtggtggtggtgattaTGGAGTTGCAGGTGGGGCTGAAGGCAGTTTTGCTGCTGGAGGTAGCGACAGCTTTGGCAGCAGTAACTTTGCTGACAGTGGTTTTGGTGAAAACCCTGCTGGTAGCTTTGGCGCAATGGGTGGTTCCAGTGGCGCTGATGGGTTCTCTGCCGGCACACCTGGTGACGGTAACAAGAATGATGAAATCATGGATGATCTCTTCAAGGACGATGAGCCTGACAGCTACGCCAACAAGAGGAGCTAA